The following proteins are co-located in the Solanum pennellii chromosome 8, SPENNV200 genome:
- the LOC107027442 gene encoding uncharacterized protein LOC107027442: MPFVVQDEIRKDEEVLETSVELVNKMAKEAEVPQKLVPIPRPPPPFSQKLVKKTEDDMVKKKRSVGFEDDDRMQHCSDFATRCLVQKKEDSGVFTIPCSIGLLHFAKTLCNLDASINLMPLSIYKKLGLGDPKCTVMRLLMADRTIKKLIEILHDVLVKVKLFIFSADFVILD; encoded by the exons atgccgtTTGTGGTACAAGATGAGataagaaaagatgaagaggtGTTGGAAACTAGTGTAGAATTGGTGAACAAAATGGCGAAAGAAGCAGAGGTACCTCAGAAATTGGTACCTATTCCTAGACCTCCACCCCCATTCTCTCAGAAATTGGTGaagaagaccgaggatg atatggttaaGAAGAAGAGATCAGTaggttttgaggatgatgaccgaatgcagcattgtagtgatTTTGCTACAAGGTGTCTTGTGCAGAAAAAAGAAGATTCAGGCGtgttcactattccatgtagcATCGGATTATTACACTTTGCTAAAACACTATGTAATCTAGATGCAAGCATAAACCTCATGCCTCTTtccatttataagaaattgggtttgggtgacccaaagtgTACTGTAATGCGgttactgatggctgatcgaacaatTAAGAAGCTCATTgagatactccatgatgtgctcgTGAAAGTGAAGTTGTTTATATTTTcagccgattttgtgattcttgactga